A genomic segment from Neisseria perflava encodes:
- a CDS encoding glutaredoxin family protein, with amino-acid sequence MKLTLMFREYCSLCHKMREQLKPYQEQFGFELDIVDVDEDPVLEEKYNELVPVLLDGDTEICHWFLDEEKLKAHLSA; translated from the coding sequence ATGAAACTGACCTTGATGTTTCGGGAATATTGCAGCCTGTGCCACAAAATGCGCGAACAATTAAAGCCTTATCAGGAGCAGTTTGGATTTGAGCTGGATATTGTCGATGTTGATGAAGATCCGGTTTTAGAAGAAAAGTACAATGAACTGGTGCCTGTTTTGCTGGATGGCGATACCGAAATCTGCCATTGGTTTTTGGACGAAGAAAAACTGAAAGCGCATTTGAGTGCATAA
- a CDS encoding peroxiredoxin: MSKYQFTLPSSSGSDFNSAEHLPLVVYFYPKDSTPGCTTEGLDFNARLEQFKALGYTVVGISRDGVKSHQNFCAKQGFQFELLSDKEETVCKLFDVIKLKKLYGKESLGIERSTFVLDENGEIAHEWRKVKVAGHAQEVLDTISQAS; the protein is encoded by the coding sequence ATGTCAAAATATCAATTCACACTCCCATCTTCTTCCGGCAGCGATTTTAACTCCGCCGAACATTTGCCGTTGGTTGTCTATTTTTATCCTAAAGACAGCACGCCCGGCTGTACCACCGAAGGCTTGGATTTCAATGCCCGATTGGAGCAATTCAAAGCATTGGGCTATACCGTTGTTGGTATTTCGCGCGACGGCGTCAAATCGCATCAGAATTTCTGCGCCAAACAAGGCTTCCAGTTTGAATTGTTGAGCGACAAAGAAGAAACCGTCTGCAAACTGTTTGACGTGATCAAGCTGAAAAAGCTTTACGGCAAAGAATCCCTCGGCATCGAGCGCAGCACGTTTGTGTTAGACGAAAACGGCGAAATCGCCCATGAATGGCGCAAAGTCAAAGTGGCCGGACACGCGCAGGAAGTTTTGGATACAATTTCTCAAGCCTCTTAA
- a CDS encoding (2Fe-2S)-binding protein, whose product MFVCICNAITDHDIKETIAAGATTMSDLQAQLGVATCCGCCGELAASFLTASSAQNTVTAGINVQS is encoded by the coding sequence ATGTTTGTCTGCATCTGCAACGCCATTACTGACCACGACATCAAAGAGACCATCGCCGCCGGTGCAACCACCATGAGCGATTTGCAGGCTCAATTGGGCGTGGCAACTTGTTGCGGTTGCTGCGGCGAATTGGCTGCATCGTTTTTGACTGCAAGCAGTGCTCAAAATACCGTGACTGCCGGTATCAACGTTCAGTCTTAA
- the recN gene encoding DNA repair protein RecN encodes MLLALSLRDFVIVENLNLDFQNGFTVLTGETGAGKSITLDAIGLLLGDKADYSQVRSGAKEAQLSALFDISGLPELKAQLQEQGLLEEDAEELSIRRIIDAKGKSRSYINNQVATLAQLKAIGEQLIDIHGQNAHHSLNQESAQRELLDAFAGSKEQAETVKQLYQNWVNAKKALQEAQEQAETMAIERERLEWQFNELNQLELKPNEWETLSQSHDSLAHSAELLQTAEQVSDSIDGDNGIQRQIYQCQKLLGNLQNIEPRFAESLNMLASIEAELGEISANMRDVAGRSDIDPNELAAQESRMGELMSMARKYRIEPEELPQKLAEIDERLQNLHAAADLEALENTVARNLAEYHEAAHILSAMRHQAAGRLGEETTEHMQHLAMKGARFDIVLLPSSPTAHGLEQVQFQVAANKGNPSRPLNKVASGGELARISLALQVVASQYTQVPTLIFDEVDTGIGGGVAEMVGKALRALGKKHQVLAVTHLPQVASCGENHWQVRKHSEGEQTVSEISVLNHHQRIEEIARMLGGEIITDTTRSHAAELLHLAAA; translated from the coding sequence ATGCTGTTGGCACTTTCTTTGCGTGATTTTGTCATTGTTGAAAACCTGAATCTTGATTTTCAAAACGGCTTTACCGTATTGACGGGCGAGACCGGCGCAGGCAAATCGATTACTCTGGATGCGATTGGCCTGTTGTTGGGCGATAAAGCCGATTACAGTCAAGTGCGAAGCGGCGCCAAAGAAGCGCAGTTGTCGGCTTTGTTCGATATCAGCGGTTTGCCTGAACTGAAAGCGCAGCTGCAGGAGCAAGGCCTTTTGGAAGAAGATGCCGAAGAGCTCAGCATCCGCCGTATTATCGATGCCAAGGGTAAAAGTCGCAGTTATATCAATAATCAGGTAGCAACATTGGCGCAGCTGAAAGCTATTGGCGAGCAGTTAATCGATATTCACGGCCAAAATGCCCATCATTCGTTGAATCAAGAGTCTGCGCAACGCGAGTTGTTAGACGCATTTGCTGGCAGCAAAGAGCAGGCAGAAACGGTCAAACAGCTTTATCAAAATTGGGTCAATGCGAAAAAAGCCCTGCAAGAAGCGCAAGAGCAGGCAGAAACCATGGCCATCGAACGCGAGCGTTTGGAATGGCAGTTTAATGAATTGAACCAATTGGAGCTCAAACCCAACGAATGGGAAACCTTAAGCCAAAGCCACGACAGCCTGGCGCATTCGGCCGAGTTGCTGCAAACCGCCGAGCAGGTGAGCGACAGTATAGACGGAGACAACGGCATCCAACGTCAAATCTACCAATGCCAAAAACTGCTGGGCAATCTGCAAAACATTGAGCCGCGCTTTGCCGAAAGTCTGAATATGCTGGCAAGTATTGAAGCTGAGTTGGGTGAAATCAGTGCCAATATGCGTGATGTGGCCGGTCGCAGCGACATCGATCCTAATGAATTAGCCGCACAAGAAAGCCGTATGGGCGAATTGATGAGCATGGCGCGCAAATACCGCATTGAGCCGGAAGAGTTGCCGCAAAAGTTGGCAGAAATTGACGAGCGCCTGCAAAACCTGCACGCGGCTGCCGATTTGGAAGCCTTGGAAAATACAGTCGCACGCAATCTTGCCGAATACCACGAAGCCGCGCATATTCTCTCCGCCATGCGTCATCAGGCGGCTGGTCGTTTGGGCGAAGAGACCACCGAGCATATGCAACATTTGGCCATGAAGGGCGCACGTTTTGACATCGTCTTGTTGCCGTCTTCGCCGACCGCACATGGTCTGGAGCAGGTACAATTCCAAGTGGCGGCGAATAAAGGCAATCCGTCCCGACCTTTGAATAAAGTGGCTTCCGGCGGCGAATTGGCGCGTATCAGCTTGGCTTTGCAAGTGGTTGCCAGCCAATACACGCAAGTGCCGACATTGATTTTCGACGAAGTGGATACCGGTATTGGTGGCGGCGTCGCCGAAATGGTCGGTAAAGCTTTGCGTGCCTTAGGTAAAAAACATCAAGTCTTGGCGGTAACCCATCTTCCTCAAGTCGCCTCTTGCGGTGAAAACCATTGGCAGGTCCGCAAGCATAGCGAAGGGGAGCAAACCGTCAGCGAAATCAGCGTGTTGAACCATCATCAGCGCATTGAGGAAATCGCGCGTATGCTGGGTGGCGAAATTATTACTGATACTACACGCAGCCATGCCGCCGAACTCTTGCATTTGGCAGCCGCCTAA
- the folK gene encoding 2-amino-4-hydroxy-6-hydroxymethyldihydropteridine diphosphokinase: MYPHFAVIALGSNLANPAEQVRSALAELAAHPHIRLEKTSSLYLTAPVGYDDQPDFVNAVCAVKTSLDGVALLAELNRIEAEFGRERTFRNAPRTLDLDIIDFDGIRGDDPHLTLPHPRAHERSFVMLPLAEILPDFELGEHGRAADLAQALGGQGIRLLKE, encoded by the coding sequence ATGTATCCGCATTTTGCCGTTATCGCTTTGGGCAGCAATCTCGCCAATCCTGCCGAACAGGTTCGCTCCGCTTTGGCCGAATTGGCCGCGCATCCTCATATCCGGCTTGAAAAGACTTCTTCCCTGTATCTGACTGCGCCGGTCGGCTATGATGATCAGCCCGATTTTGTGAACGCGGTTTGTGCGGTGAAAACATCATTGGACGGCGTAGCGCTGTTGGCAGAGTTAAACCGCATCGAGGCCGAATTCGGGCGCGAACGTACCTTCCGCAATGCGCCGCGCACCTTGGATTTGGACATTATCGATTTTGACGGTATCCGCGGCGATGACCCGCATCTGACCTTGCCGCATCCGCGCGCGCATGAGCGCAGTTTCGTTATGTTGCCTCTGGCCGAAATCCTTCCGGATTTCGAGTTGGGCGAGCATGGCCGTGCGGCTGATTTGGCTCAGGCTTTGGGCGGACAGGGTATTCGCCTGCTGAAAGAATAA
- the scpB gene encoding SMC-Scp complex subunit ScpB — protein sequence MTEKLSPDALIEAALLTQVEPLNEKAMRELCVPPLSQDKLIDVLAQLKARWQGRALQLVHTHEGWRFQIVRAAFERLGSLQEQRAPRYSRAVMETLAIIAYQQPVTRGDIEGIRGVAVSQNVMQTLQDRGWIEVIGHRDSVGRPALWATTATFLSDLRLESLEELPPLTELGELVLPDLMETPPTGDEEAEEAVESGSRLIN from the coding sequence ATGACTGAAAAACTTTCTCCCGATGCGCTGATTGAAGCGGCGCTGTTGACGCAAGTCGAACCCTTAAACGAAAAAGCCATGCGCGAATTGTGCGTGCCGCCGTTGTCGCAAGACAAGCTGATTGACGTGTTGGCGCAATTGAAGGCCCGCTGGCAGGGCAGGGCTTTGCAACTGGTGCATACCCATGAGGGCTGGCGCTTCCAAATCGTCCGAGCCGCATTTGAACGACTGGGCAGCCTGCAAGAGCAGCGCGCGCCGCGTTATTCCCGCGCCGTGATGGAAACGCTGGCGATTATTGCCTATCAGCAGCCGGTAACGCGTGGCGATATCGAAGGCATACGCGGCGTGGCGGTGTCACAAAATGTCATGCAAACCTTGCAGGATAGGGGCTGGATTGAAGTCATCGGCCACCGTGATTCTGTCGGCCGTCCGGCTTTGTGGGCAACAACGGCAACATTCTTAAGCGATTTGCGTTTGGAAAGTTTGGAAGAATTGCCGCCACTGACTGAATTGGGCGAGCTGGTGTTGCCTGATTTGATGGAAACGCCGCCGACAGGCGATGAGGAAGCTGAAGAAGCAGTAGAATCAGGAAGCAGACTGATTAACTGA
- the xerD gene encoding site-specific tyrosine recombinase XerD, producing MNMDDLIDKLLESLWLQDRLSHNTLQSYRRDLVKVAARLADGGQDWLSADEFALSDAVYAEGEKNTSQARALSACKRMYGWLEETGQRADNPTRFLKAPKSERKLPTLITEAQIDALLAAPDVETPHGLRDKALLEVMYATGLRVTEAVKLTLSDIDLHRGSIRTIGKGDKLRLVPLGQEAAYWVERYCNESRPLLLKNKICDEVFVSQKRSGISRQLAWMIVKEYAEAAGIASLSPHGLRHAFATHLVNHGVDLRSVQMMLGHSDINTTQIYTHVANIRLKNMVDEHHSRS from the coding sequence ATGAATATGGACGATTTAATAGACAAGCTGCTTGAATCCCTTTGGTTGCAAGACAGGCTCAGCCACAATACGCTGCAAAGTTACCGCCGTGATTTGGTCAAAGTCGCAGCGCGGTTGGCCGATGGCGGGCAGGATTGGTTGAGTGCCGATGAGTTTGCCCTGTCTGATGCCGTGTATGCAGAGGGGGAGAAAAACACGTCCCAAGCGCGGGCATTGTCGGCTTGCAAGCGTATGTACGGCTGGTTGGAAGAAACAGGACAAAGAGCAGACAATCCCACCCGTTTTCTCAAAGCGCCGAAATCGGAACGCAAACTGCCCACGCTGATTACCGAAGCCCAAATCGATGCACTGCTGGCTGCACCGGATGTAGAAACGCCGCATGGCCTGCGCGACAAAGCCTTGCTCGAAGTCATGTATGCAACAGGTTTGCGCGTGACCGAAGCCGTCAAATTGACGCTCAGCGATATCGATTTACATCGCGGCAGTATCCGCACCATAGGCAAGGGCGACAAATTGCGCCTGGTTCCGTTGGGGCAGGAAGCGGCATATTGGGTGGAGCGCTATTGCAACGAATCGCGCCCATTGTTGCTGAAAAACAAAATCTGCGACGAAGTGTTTGTCAGCCAGAAACGCAGCGGCATCAGCCGTCAGCTTGCATGGATGATAGTCAAAGAATATGCCGAAGCGGCCGGTATTGCTTCGCTCAGTCCGCACGGTTTGCGCCATGCTTTTGCCACGCATTTGGTCAATCACGGCGTCGATTTGCGCTCAGTCCAGATGATGTTGGGACATTCCGATATCAACACCACGCAGATTTATACCCATGTTGCCAATATCCGTTTGAAAAACATGGTTGATGAACACCATTCCCGTTCATAA
- a CDS encoding deoxynucleoside kinase → MNPRYIVVEGAIGSGKTALSRRLAEHFSALLLSENPDHNPFLIKFYSNVSNNGLAAELFFLMRRAESVNIIEDQCAQGGMVVADFLPEKDRIFTPIVLNDDEQQLFADMKQRILPQYAEPDVVIYLQTAVENNRKRLQKRHEGIISLFPEGYLGRVHDEYSHFFHLYQSAPLLTVNADELDLAGNDDHFQLLLRALEDFQGTRSYLNLSEK, encoded by the coding sequence ATGAATCCTCGTTATATTGTTGTCGAAGGCGCCATCGGTAGCGGCAAGACTGCTTTGAGCCGCCGCTTGGCAGAGCATTTCAGTGCGTTGCTGTTGTCGGAGAATCCGGATCACAATCCGTTTCTCATAAAGTTTTACAGCAATGTTTCCAATAATGGCTTGGCTGCCGAACTTTTCTTCCTGATGCGCCGCGCTGAAAGCGTGAATATTATTGAAGACCAATGTGCGCAAGGCGGAATGGTTGTGGCTGATTTTTTGCCGGAAAAAGACCGTATTTTTACGCCTATCGTTTTGAATGATGACGAGCAGCAGCTTTTTGCCGATATGAAGCAACGTATTCTGCCGCAATACGCAGAGCCCGATGTGGTGATTTATCTGCAAACAGCCGTCGAAAACAACCGCAAACGTCTGCAAAAACGTCACGAAGGCATTATCAGCTTGTTCCCCGAAGGCTATTTGGGACGGGTGCATGACGAATACAGCCATTTCTTCCATTTGTATCAAAGCGCGCCTTTGCTGACCGTCAATGCCGATGAGTTGGATTTGGCCGGCAATGACGACCACTTCCAGCTTTTGTTGCGCGCATTGGAAGATTTTCAAGGTACGCGCAGTTATTTGAATTTAAGCGAAAAATAA
- a CDS encoding SirB2 family protein, with protein sequence MQYLFVKYSHQIFVAITILLFNIRFFLLWRHPEKPLAGIWKAMPHLNDTMLLFTGLWLMKITHFSPFNAPWLGMKILLLLVYIVLGMIMMRSRPRSLKFYIVYVLSMSCVATIVFLAKTKTLPF encoded by the coding sequence ATGCAATATCTGTTTGTAAAATACAGCCATCAGATTTTCGTTGCCATTACCATCCTGTTGTTCAACATCCGTTTTTTCCTGCTCTGGCGTCATCCTGAGAAGCCGTTGGCAGGCATTTGGAAAGCCATGCCGCATTTGAACGATACCATGTTGCTGTTTACCGGCTTGTGGCTGATGAAGATTACCCATTTTTCGCCGTTCAATGCGCCGTGGCTCGGCATGAAAATCCTGCTGTTGCTGGTTTATATTGTGTTGGGCATGATTATGATGCGTTCGCGACCGCGTTCGCTGAAATTCTATATCGTCTATGTTTTGTCCATGTCGTGTGTTGCCACGATTGTTTTCCTTGCCAAAACCAAAACGCTGCCGTTTTAA